A single region of the Jaculus jaculus isolate mJacJac1 chromosome 15, mJacJac1.mat.Y.cur, whole genome shotgun sequence genome encodes:
- the Prss57 gene encoding serine protease 57 — MVPRPGGCGVLLLTLATTLKLSMSTPGSWASWIVGGHEVTPHSRPYMVSVSFEGRHHCGGFLLRARWVVSAAHCFSDRDPGAGLVVLGAHTLQASEPTRQVLGITAIIRHPEYQLETHANDICLLRLNGSAILGSAVGLLRLPRRRAKPPAVGARCHVAGWGFVSDFEEPPPGLMEAEVRVLGLGVCNSSWRGQLRPAMLCTRSGDRRRRGFCSADSGGPLVCGNRAHGLVSFSGLWCGDPKTPDVYTQVSAFVVWIWDVVRGISSHRTGPKNMYCVCFQDSSSALA; from the exons ATGGTGCCCAGGCCAGGGGGCTGCGGTGTACTGCTGCTGACTTTGGCCACCACTCTGAAGCTGTCTATGAGTACCCCCG GTTCTTGGGCATCCTGGATTGTAGGAGGCCATGAGGTGACGCCCCACTCGAGGCCCTACATGGTTTCTGTGAGTTTTGAGGGCCGGCACCACTGTGGAGGGTTCTTGCTCCGGGCCCGCTGGGTGGTCTCAGCTGCCCACTGCTTCAGCGACAG AGACCCGGGTGCTGGCCTAGTGGTGCTGGGGGCCCACACCCTGCAAGCCTCGGAGCCCACACGGCAGGTGTTGGGCATTACGGCCATCATCAGGCACCCTGAGTACCAGCTCGAGACCCACGCCAATGACATCTGCCTGCTGCGG CTGAACGGCTCTGCTATCCTGGGCTCTGCGGTGGGGCTGCTAAGGCTGCCGAGGAGACGTGCCAAGCCACCCGCAGTCGGGGCACGATGCCATGTGGCCGGGTGGGGCTTTGTGTCGGACTTCGAGGAGCCACCTCCCGGGCTGATGGAAGCTGAGGTGCGCGTCCTGGGCCTGGGTGTCTGCAACAGCTCCTGGCGGGGCCAGCTGAGGCCTGCCATGCTCTGCACCCGCAGTGGGGACCGGCGGCGACGTGGCTTCTGTTCC GCAGATTCTGGAGGACCTCTGGTATGTGGGAACCGGGCTCACGGCTTAGTCTCCTTCTCCGGCCTCTGGTGTGGTGATCCCAAGACCCCTGATGTGTATACACAAGTGTCTGCTTTTGTGGTCTGGATCTGGGATGTGGTTCGGGGCATCTCCTCACACAGGACG GGACCCAAGAACATGTACTGTGTCTGCTTCCAGGACAGCTCATCAGCTCTGGCCTGA